The genomic stretch TGTAAAGTAGAACTTTTTGTCCAAACACAAATTGCTTTCTAGCAACCATTCTATCTTGAAATGCCTTTGTTTTGTCCTTTTTCTTATCCTTTGTCCTTACCTTCGTCTTGCCTTCATGTCTCAACTCAAAAGTCTCCTGTGCAAAAACATTAACCACATCAATAGAAAATGCAGATTGAACATCATTAGGGTACCTCAtgttatcaaatatattaaatttcacaATCTCCCTATCGAACTCCATGGTAAGGGTACCATCATGAACATCAATCTTTGTCCTTGCTGTTTTTAGAAATGGTCTCCCTAATAAGATTGGTGCTAGATTAGATGAGTCATCTTCTTCCATGTTAAGCACATAAAAATCAATAGGAAAAACCAATTCATTAACTTGCACTAAAACATCCTCAAGAACTCCCTCAGGATACACATTAGATCTATCAGCAAGTTGAATAATCACACATGTTTCTTTTAATGGACCAATATTCAAAGATGAATAAATAGAAAGAGGCATGACATTTATTGAGGCTCCTAGATCTAACATTGCTTTCTCAATCCTGACATTACCTACTTTGCAAGGGATAGTGAACATAGCTGGGTCCTTGCATTTAGGAGGTAATTTCTTTTGAAGGACGGCTGAAactgttagagttatgccccacaagccaattaaatttacatgtaattgatcatatttttccattgtgactctttatcttcaatcaattattattgtaaggcattatgttttatttgtcattgatggttgactttattatttccactcttgacaaagtccatagatcaaataggctcatggaatatggtcgtgcatagagatgacgatcatgaaacatattccttataagccttgatcttaaatgttcctagtcatagagttattaggattggacactaataactcggatagactagcatatatgatgcatgctcaattaggagaatgtcttgtttcatagacattggtgtgtggacactagtgcatatatgtgggtgcttattataagaataagtacactgaactgacccgctacagaattcctaatggtaattgttgattgtcgaattggaatttctgtgttgcagtagtgtagattggtccttagacttgagacatcatggtagtcttatatttgactggttacgctttggttcttttttggattccaatggagtcattaacaaattatcactgggcgtaaccttatcacatatgaaggcttgtgaatgtcgaaataggattcatcacttatcaacaagatgagaagatgtcctatgtattccgatgatttcatgactaaggaaatccttggccaaggtgagatggaaatcaaaaggtgttttgatttcatcgaacaagtcataaatctggaatggatacatagttattgaatgactagggtttcgtcataaaaccataccctaaattcaatcgggacatagattgatgaaaggattttactatacggtaattgcaatcgaaaaggtccgtgttttttcatcgttggctaggcgttcatggcatgttgctagacgttaaccatgatatgtagggttttagaattaatatgattaattctaaaactattaattaaagagtttaattaagaagcccatgagatgagttaattatgaagcccataagtttaattaaaagagtttaatttttctaaggagttgggccttcatatagcccaatagaattggccctacatctagcccaatggtggacctaaggggtcacacacttgggtcgagtccgttccacaaattaaaagagagatacggcccaatatgattatgggccagacctaaatcgtttaggattttttcaaaggcataattagggtttttactctataaataggccacttaagaagctggaaaaataaggagaaatttggatctctcgttggaggcgcctagggttactagcattactcaaggcgttcgtggaaacggccgatcgtgtggaccgacttggaggagttcgtgtttgcggctCTACGGATCAATCAAGGCATAATCATATCTTCACGGTTGCCCGGTTCCTAACAGAAACATTCTCTCCCATACTTACCTTCTCATTACCTTTCAACTTCCTCTTGTTGGTGCACAattccttgagaaattttgcgTACCTTGGGACCTGCTTAATGGCATCCAATAAAGGAATGTTCACTTCTAGCTTTCGAAAAATCTCCAAGATATCCTTTTCTTGATCTTCCTTTTTAGATTTAGATAACCTGCTAGGAAAAGGAAGCGGATTAGGTTTATCAGGATTATGCACAATTGTTTGAGAGATTACCTTTGAAGAGATTGTCGCCTCATTTTCTCCCTCCTCTTTTTGAGTCTTCTTAGCTAAATCTGTAGGATTCTGAATAGGaatgtcaatttcttttccACTTCGCAAAGTAATGGCACTTACATTTTCTCGAGGATTTACAATTGTTTGGGAAGGCAATTTCCCAGAACCTTGAGCTTCAAGCCTGCTCATTGATGTTGCtagttgactaatttgattctcCAATTGCTTGATGCTTGTTCTTGTCTCCTGTTGAAATTGTTGTGTGTTAGTTGCAAGTGATTTAACAATTTCTTCTAAAGACATACCTGAACTTGAGGAAGGTTGTTGTGGTGGAATATGTGGTGTAGGCTAGTAATGTTGGAATTGTGGCATTGCTCCATAACTGAAGTTGGAATGATCCCTCCACCCTGGATTGTAGGTATTTGAATAAGGATCGTACTTCCTTTGTGGTGGGCCTGGGAATTAGACATGGCTAAAATTGAACCGGACTGGCGGTTCGAAtcggaaccggaccggccggaaccggaaccggactgaaccggcgaaattcggtccggttctggttcaaggttccggggaaccggaaccgccaGTTTCGGTTCCGCGGTTctggttccgcggaaccggaacaaccccccctccccccgtgcagcacccctccccccccccaccacccccccctcccccgtgcagcacccctccccccccccaacggtccaattccaattttattaatttttttttaattttataattcctatctatatatacccctccctcccccactcatttttcacactttctctctctctctctctctctctctctctctcaagtctcaagctattattctctcaattttgtctctcatttaatatttcaatttcaatttcttcaatcttctcattttgttatttatcaatttattcaattatattgttaattatttattacttgttaccatatccaaaattgaatacaacaatatttaaaaaaaattaaaaaaattcagttTGAACCGGAatcggaaccgttgaccgaaccggctcaaaccgttgaccgaaccggtccaaaccgttgaccgaaccggcatgaaccggaaccggaaccgaaccgtcccaaaccgcccttgggcggttcggttcaggttcaaagatttcttgaaccggaaccggcggttcatgaaccggaaccggcggttcatgaaccgtggccatgtctactgGGAATCCTCCAACTACATTGGCATGCTCTAAAGAATCTTCTTGAAGTGTAGGACACATATCCGTTGGATGACTAGTAGCAGCACAAATTCCACAAGCTTTGACTTGTTGCAAATTTCCTACAGCCAATTGTTGAATAAGAGAAGTTAGATtggatatttgattttcaagggAAGATATACTTACCTCATTCATCCTTCTCAAAGGGGTGTCTTGTCTGAATCCAAACTGTTGTGAGCTAGCAgccatgatggaaatcaaatctTTAGCGGCACTAAGGGTTTTATTCACTATAGCACCTCCACTAGCTGCATCCATCATTTTCCTCTCCATAGGTAGTAGCCCTTCATAGAAATACTGAATGAGAAGCTGTTCAGAAATTCCATGTTGAGGACAGCTAGCACACAATTGTTTAAATCTTTCCCAATACTCGTGAAGAGTTTCTGTATCTTTCTACCTTATTCCACATATCTCTCTTTTGATGCTAGCAGCTCGTCAAGCAGGGAAAAATTTATCAAGAAACAATCTGACCATCCCTGTCCATGTAGTTACAGAACTTGAAGGTAAGTAAAACAACCAATCCTTTGCTGTATCGGCCAACGATAATGGAAAAGCACgcaatttaatttgttcttcAGTTACTCCTTGAGGTTTCAGGCTTGAACACACCACGTGGAATTTTTTCAAATGCTTATGAGGATCCTCACCTGTAAGACCACGAAAAGTAGGCAACAA from Diospyros lotus cultivar Yz01 chromosome 9, ASM1463336v1, whole genome shotgun sequence encodes the following:
- the LOC127809305 gene encoding uncharacterized protein LOC127809305 yields the protein MAINDKTLKELAAPDLNQQSLCIEYPNLDVAFELKSGLIHLLPTFRGLTGEDPHKHLKKFHVVCSSLKPQGVTEEQIKLRAFPLSLADTAKDWLFYLPSSSVTTWTGMLLIQYFYEGLLPMERKMMDAASGGAIVNKTLSAAKDLISIMAASSQQFGFRQDTPLRRMNEETRTSIKQLENQISQLATSMSRLEAQGSGKLPSQTIVNPRENVSAITLRSGKEIDIPIQNPTDLAKKTQKEEGENEATISSKVISQTIVHNPDKPNPLPFPSRLSKSKKEDQEKDILEIFRKLEVNIPLLDAIKQVPRYAKFLKELCTNKRKLKVSAVLQKKLPPKCKDPAMFTIPCKVGNVRIEKAMLDLGASINVMPLSIYSSLNIGPLKETCVIIQLADRSNVYPEGVLEDVLVQVNELVFPIDFYVLNMEEDDSSNLAPILLGRPFLKTARTKIDVHDGTLTMEFDREIVKFNIFDNMRYPNDVQSAFSIDVVNVFAQETFELRHEGKTKVRTKDKKKDKTKAFQDRMVARKQFVFGQKVLLYNSRLKLMPGKLRSHWIGPFEVTNVFSYGAVEVRSLGTNKVFEVNGYKPKPFHEGFQEQTADEVQLRDPT